Proteins encoded together in one Cherax quadricarinatus isolate ZL_2023a chromosome 68, ASM3850222v1, whole genome shotgun sequence window:
- the LOC128697848 gene encoding myb-like protein X: protein MVTEATVTAPKVKMMKVKKNKMKKAKKKLKKGLENVGSESEGNTLDLNQKLYPLSHYVSDQEELVNHMFTTIRGSKLEAMLPPILRNIPVKELKKLCLHELRGMSKKRILCCINGQVMEGSSGSEEDEEEEKLEQQVAPEEDKAQENTPKEKRKSSSEQIPEGFLLKKIKVEPGLEDTREGQGPDTGKSVLELLELEMRARIIKTMLEKGDEGKKIAEDAIAAVMQSAKQITKEGNKVRNEKEPAVLETVAKNAFVSEAKSAVVTEGKETLQQKTIEKEVANEEKKGDKSNISKDERSGHRRHHRSRNDDSHKENKRGRNKRERSHSDRSDGGGHRKRSKEIVNLDRHVQKKKKITRKEFEERMKRAKKNRTYRQRKTSEDEEKVREKDESEAKKEGLNKDQENGKTELVKSGMEGEASQSKPEEASGEVSEKEEGELDSNEEEEGACTPSGVSSVSSYSSSPSSLRKSYSSRSRSRSYSRSCSRSPIRRKRRRRRRSYTRSRTRSKSQERKNKGEGKRSYERQNRELVKNDSIGRRGSVKIPPVNTKENKEDEENWGQKCDIEFVDSEEDFDDSPTKETAGKKPLSISKSQIIERASISFSLQKKPAPNITPSIDLDDLPLKQSRLSGKTTDISSGIGIIEMPKCIKKANEEIVISSDSDSEKPIITITTRKNKKVIDTAKQVASKQTVPFPKKDKMTKSQPEVKIVAEQKNKIDESVATSLIATAKHHKNVENIEDSKKLNSDSVDTTDFNTQLQNKSEFTVDIDENEDIINLCQTAMQGLKLHSVDTSKIQVKIGKGVSVAMEVPTVSDKNSDMQIDGEKIIVDSSEKEMKDASHTLNSKMGNSDVPIVNKQDDQEVMIAERGRAEPPEISHSISKLINRQENHDSDNINITCKAANIIESESVTLASRKSISLAVSCDSDEYLTTGEASKNDLNNRDNGGTAQQDVTTKTHEICTEVRVSENGADKEHYLQEHEDRMREHSFMIDSQSKECIAKGIKEIHEGYNNTSEEYLKEGEKQLAATEEDSRNKESENTEDKFIEYKVREEPTLCSNSVEDQTFTEEEKGNGSDTTVEIPEDEIPAETIRIETGLIRRRVLRHQKVEMQMPGVSWTRKERKKKEKSRNTLVMEGIGFLKNTLTENAQNSPLTENENASLKINKSDERLEIKETDSSNIASLNETNNSFFSEDITPSYSTMQSPKDVEKEIATSSPDAQNYQDFDPKSDEKSQKRSDQETEIIGVIETSKDSNSDNIDDIELGGSSWSMRWLQSEKVQKVVTSSKMLSRVRKKIQKKDKATKIVTEKVEEPPRKPVEPLVPVIGSIEEYERLFGTTVKKDADETSKSPGTTLQATVKQVEQTSQYCAGQDNAPAPNTAAAPTFGSDDEGEDSEEEALWSKILGKG from the exons ATGGTCACCGAGGCTACAGTAACCGCACCAAAGGTCAAGATGATGAAAGTTAAGAAAAACAAAATGAAGAAAGCTAAGAAGAAGCTGAAGAAAGGATTAGAG AATGTAGGCTCAGAGAGTGAGGGAAACACCTTGGATCTGAATCAGAAGCTGTATCCCCTATCTCACTATGTGTCAGATCAAGAGGAACTTGTCAATCACATGTTCACAACGATTCGAGGATCCAAGCTGGAGGCGATGCTTCCACCGATACTCAGG AACATTCCTGTTAAAGAACTGAAGAAGCTGTGCCTACACGAGTTGCGAGGAATGAGCAAGAAGCGTATTCTCTGTTGTATTAATG GTCAGGTGATGGAAGGATCATCTGGCAGtgaggaagatgaagaagaagaaaagtTAGAGCAGCAAGTTGCTCCTGAGGAAGACAAGGCTCAAGAAAATACCCCAAA GGAGAAAAGAAAGTCCAGCAGTGAGCAAATACCTGAGGGATTCCTCCTTAAAAAAATCAAGGTGGAGCCAGGACTGGAAGACACAAGAGAAGGACAGGGTCCTGACACTGGTAAAAGTGTACTGGAACTTCTGGAGTTAGAGATGAGAGCTCGAATCATCAAGACGATGCTAGAGAAGGGCGACGAGGGGAAGAAAATAGCTGAGGATGCAATAGCAGCAGTCATGCAGAGTGCAAAGCAGATAACGAAAGAAGGTAACAAAGTGAGGAATGAGAAAGAGCCTGCAGTTCTGGAGACCGTGGCAAAGAATGCTTTTGTATCTGAGGCAAAAAGTGCTGTAGTAACTGAGGGAAAGGAAACATTGCAGCAGAAGACAATAGAAAAGGAAGTAGCTAATGAAGAAAAGAAAGGTGACAAATCAAATATCAGCAAGGATGAAAGATCAGGTCACAGGAGACATCATAGATCAAGAAACGATGACAGCCATAAAGAGAACAAAAGAGGtagaaacaagagagagagaagccatAGTGataggagtgatggtgggggacATAGAAAAAGGTCAAAAGAAATAGTAAATTTAGATAGACATGTacaaaagaagaagaaaattacCCGAAAAGAATTTGAAGAGCGTATGAAACGCGCCAAGAAAAATAGAACATATCGTCAGCGTAAGACTTCAGAGGATGAAGaaaaagtgagagagaaagatgagTCAGAAGCAAAGAAAGAGGGGCTCAATAAAGATCAAGAAAATGGTAAGACAGAGTTGGTCAAAAGTGGCATGGAAGGAGAAGCCTCTCAGAGCAAACCTGAGGAAGCTAGTGGTGAGGTCTCAGAAAAGGAAGAGGGTGAACTTGACAGcaatgaggaagaggagggtgcaTGTACTCCAAGTGGTGTTTCAAGTGTAAGTAGCTACTCTTCATCACCAAGTAGTTTGAGAAaaagctacagcagcagaagcagatcCAGAAGCTATAGTAGAAGTTGCTCCAGAAGTCCAAttaggaggaaaaggaggaggaggaggaggagttacaCACGAAGCCGAACAAGGTCTAAGAGCCAAGAAAGGAAGAACAAAGGTGAAGGAAAGCGAAGTTATGAGAGACAAAATAGAGAACTGGTTAAAAATGACAGTATAGGCAGAAGAGGCAGTGTAAAAATACCACCAGTAAATACTAAAGAAAACAAAGAGGATGAGGAAAATTGGGGACAAAAATGTGATATTGAATTTGTTGACTCAGAGGAGGACTTTGATGACAGCCCCACCAAGGAGACAGCAGGCAAGAAGCCTCTGTCAATCAGCAAGAGCCAAATAATAGAGCGAGCAAGCATTAGCTTCTCACTCCAGAAGAAACCAGCACCGAACATAACCCCTAGTATAGATTTAGATGATTTACCCTTGAAGCAGAGTCGTCTCAGTGGAAAAACTACTGACATTTCATCAGGCATTGGAATAATTGAAATGCCAAAGTGCATTAAGAAAGCCAATGAAGAAATTGTTATTagctcagacagtgactcagaaaAGCCAATTATAACTATAACAACAAGAAAAAATAAGAAAGTCATAGACACTGCCAAGCAAGTGGCATCAAAACAAACTGTTCCTTTTCCCAAGAAGGACAAAATGACAAAATCACAACCAGAAGTAAAGATAGTGGCagaacaaaaaaataaaatagatGAATCAGTTGCAACCAGTCTTATTGCCACAGCAAAACACCATAAAAATGTGGAGAACATAGAAGATTCAAAGAAACTGAATTCCGATTCAGTTGATACTACAGATTTTAACACACAAttacaaaataaaagtgaatTTACAGTAGACATAGAtgaaaatgaagatattattaattTATGCCAGACAGCAATGCAGGGACTGAAACTACACAGTGTCGACACCAGTAAGATTCAAGTGAAAATTGGAAAAGGAGTCAGTGTTGCAATGGAAGTACCCACGGTAAGTGATAAAAATTCAGACATGCAGATAGATGGAGAAAAGATTATTGTGGATTCTTCTGAAAAAGAAATGAAAGATGCTTCTCACACTCTTAACAGTAAAATGGGAAATTCTGATGTTCCAATAGTGAATAAACAAGATGACCAGGAAGTAATGATTGCAGAGAGAGGCAGAGCTGAACCACCAGAGATCTCACACAGCATTTCTAAGTTAATAAATAGGCAGGAGAACCATGATTCAGATAACATAAATATTACATGTAAAGCTGCAAATATAATAGAGAGTGAAAGTGTAACTCTGGCATCCAGGAAGAGCATTTCCCTGGCAGTGAGTTGTGACTCAGATGAATATCTCACTACAGGTGAAGCAAGTAAAAATGACTTAAATAACAGGGATAATGGAGGGACTGCTCAGCAAGACGTTACTACTAAAACACACGAGATTTGTACGGAGGTTCGAGTATCAGAAAATGGTGCAGATAAAGAACATTATCTCCAAGAACATGAAGACAGAATGAGAGAACACTCATTTATGATTGATAGTCAAAGCAAAGAATGTATAGCAAAAGGGATAAAGGAaatacatgaaggttataataatACCTCTGAGGAATATTTAAAGGAAGGGGAAAAGCAACTGGCAGCTACTGAAGAAGATAGTAGAAATAAGGAAAGTGAGAATACTGAAGACAAGTTTATTGAATACAAAGTTAGGGAAGAGCCTACATTGTGTAGTAATAGTGTTGAAGATCAGACATTTACAGAGGAGGAAAAAGGAAATGGCAGTGACACTACCGTGGAAATCCCGGAAGACGAGATTCCAGCTGAGACCATTCGGATTGAGACTGGGCTCATTCGCAGGCGTGTGCTACGACATCAGAAAGTAGAAATGCAAATGCCAGGTGTATCCTGGActagaaaagagagaaagaaaaaagaaaaatctAGGAATACCCTCGTCATGGAAGGCATTGGCTTTTTAAAGAATACACTTACAGAAAATGCACAAAATTCACCATTAACAGAAAATGAAAATGCatcattaaaaataaataaatctgaTGAAAGATTGGAAATTAAGGAAACAGACAGTAGTAACATAGCATCATTGAACGAGACCAATAACTCATTTTTCTCGGAGGACATCACACCATCCTATTCAACAATGCAAAGTCCCAAAGATGTTGAGAAAGAAATTGCAACTTCTTCCCCAGATGCTCAAAACTATCAAGATTTTGATCCTAAATCAGATGAGAAGAGCCAGAAGAGAAGTGATCAAGAAACGGAAATTATTGGAGTTATCGAAACTAGTAAAGATTCAAATTCAGACAATATTGATGATATTGAATTAGGAGGATCAAGTTGGAGTATGAGATGGCTTCAAAGTGAAAAAGTTCAGAAAGTTGTCACCAGCAGTAAGATGTTGAGCCGTGTACGGAAAAAGATTCAAAAGAAGGACAAAGCCACTAAAATTGTAACAGAGAAGGTGGAAGAACCTCCCAGGAAGCCGGTAGAACCTCTTGTTCCAGTTATTGGCAGCATTGAGGAATATGAACGACTCTTTGGCACAACGGTTAAGAAAGATGCAGATGAAACATCCAAGTCTCCTGGCACAACACTGCAAGCTACAGTGAAGCAAGTAGAGCAGACTAGCCAATACTGTGCTGGACAAGACAATGCTCCAGCACCAAACACAGCAGCTGCTCCAACTTTTGGGTCAGATGATGAAGGTGAAGACAGCGAGGAAGAAGCTCTTTGGTCAAAGATATTAGGAAAAGGCTGA